The following are from one region of the Candidatus Kapaibacterium sp. genome:
- a CDS encoding hemolysin family protein yields MECPISTIGNPLKGMLGGILLTAALVLLNAFFVAAEFALVKVREAQLQLELQRWRSLTRLALHMRRNLDAYLSATQLGITFASLGLGWIGEPVVARMLMSLFSFLGLPLSPDAARGIALPSAFLLITTLHIVLGELAPKSIAIQYPRTVSLALAPVLQGFFFLFRPLISFLNGLSWLLLHALGLRPTRDVELHSAEELQYVVREQLELEPQQRELLENVLRFPQVTARQIMVPRTEIVAIERSMSSEQIVELFLEEGYSRMPVYEGTLDTIVGIVYARDVLRLLWHRNLIILDDIIRPAYFVPEEEPIERILRTMQQRHIHMAIVVDEFGGTAGLVTLEDVLEELVGEIQDEYDEESPPVQPLAANRFLVRATATVADVNELLPVPLPQSEEYGTVGGLITMHIGGIPAEQTKCQLGEYTCRILKTSKRRIEMVELELPSTVPHGDSTA; encoded by the coding sequence GTGGAATGTCCCATCTCCACCATTGGCAACCCGCTGAAGGGAATGCTCGGGGGGATCCTACTGACAGCTGCTTTAGTGCTCCTCAATGCCTTCTTCGTCGCGGCTGAGTTCGCTCTCGTCAAGGTAAGGGAAGCACAGCTCCAGCTAGAGCTGCAGCGGTGGCGCTCCTTAACGCGCTTAGCTCTCCATATGCGCCGGAACTTAGATGCTTACCTATCGGCAACGCAACTTGGCATCACCTTCGCCAGCTTGGGCCTTGGATGGATTGGGGAACCCGTGGTTGCACGGATGCTGATGTCTTTGTTCTCCTTCCTCGGCCTCCCCTTGAGTCCTGATGCAGCCCGTGGCATCGCTCTCCCAAGCGCTTTCCTACTGATTACGACACTTCACATTGTCCTGGGAGAATTAGCTCCGAAGTCCATCGCTATTCAATACCCTCGTACCGTAAGTCTTGCCCTTGCCCCAGTCCTGCAGGGCTTCTTCTTCCTGTTCCGCCCGCTCATCAGCTTCCTCAACGGCCTCTCGTGGCTCCTCCTGCACGCTCTTGGACTGCGCCCTACCAGAGACGTAGAACTCCACAGCGCTGAGGAACTCCAGTACGTTGTCCGCGAGCAGCTAGAATTAGAGCCCCAGCAGCGCGAACTCCTGGAGAACGTTCTCCGCTTCCCACAGGTGACAGCACGCCAGATCATGGTGCCGCGGACAGAGATCGTAGCCATCGAGCGCTCCATGAGCAGTGAGCAAATCGTAGAGCTCTTCCTGGAGGAGGGATACTCCCGGATGCCCGTCTACGAAGGGACCTTGGACACGATTGTTGGGATCGTCTATGCACGCGACGTCCTACGCCTTCTCTGGCACCGGAACCTCATCATCCTCGATGACATCATCCGGCCTGCATACTTCGTCCCAGAAGAAGAGCCGATTGAGCGCATCCTCCGCACCATGCAGCAACGCCACATTCACATGGCAATTGTCGTGGATGAGTTCGGAGGTACGGCAGGACTCGTTACACTGGAGGACGTACTGGAAGAGCTTGTAGGAGAGATCCAGGACGAGTACGACGAAGAATCACCACCCGTCCAACCCCTTGCTGCCAATCGTTTCCTAGTCCGCGCAACAGCCACAGTCGCAGACGTCAACGAGTTACTGCCTGTTCCGCTGCCCCAGTCCGAGGAGTATGGGACCGTCGGCGGCCTCATCACAATGCACATCGGAGGTATCCCAGCTGAGCAGACGAAGTGCCAGCTCGGCGAATACACGTGCCGTATCCTCAAAACGTCCAAGCGGCGGATAGAAATGGTGGAACTGGAATTGCCATCGACAGTCCCTCATGGGGATTCGACGGCGTAG
- a CDS encoding glycosyltransferase family 2 protein, with protein MVPYLSLIIPAYNEAERISSSLEQVLAYLRQQPYTWEVLVVDDGSRDETSAVVARYAPAVTLIQLPANRGKGEAVRVGMLQARGRYRVFTDADLSTPIEELEPMLARLAAGADVCIGSRELDPRRLLRAQPAYRRWMGRLFRRFVQWVVFSDLPALRQIEDTQCGFKGFRAEVAEALFRRTRLRGFAFDVEVLYLAARSGYRIVQIPVRWRNDPRSRVHLLRDPLRMLIEVWRIRRLHCDCARSCG; from the coding sequence ATGGTGCCGTACCTATCGCTGATTATCCCAGCGTACAATGAAGCTGAACGCATCAGCAGCTCGCTGGAGCAGGTTCTTGCCTACCTTCGCCAGCAGCCCTACACCTGGGAAGTCCTGGTGGTAGACGACGGTTCTCGAGACGAGACCTCCGCAGTCGTTGCTCGGTATGCACCAGCAGTGACGTTGATACAGCTGCCTGCAAACCGAGGGAAAGGGGAGGCTGTACGAGTCGGTATGCTCCAAGCGCGTGGGCGGTACCGCGTGTTTACTGACGCCGACCTCTCTACGCCGATAGAGGAATTGGAGCCGATGCTTGCTCGCTTAGCCGCGGGAGCGGATGTCTGCATTGGTAGCCGAGAACTTGACCCGCGTCGGCTTCTCCGTGCGCAGCCGGCATATCGGCGCTGGATGGGACGGCTCTTCCGCCGATTCGTTCAATGGGTCGTCTTCAGCGATCTTCCAGCCCTGCGTCAGATTGAGGACACACAATGCGGCTTCAAGGGTTTTCGGGCTGAGGTAGCAGAAGCACTGTTCCGACGGACCCGATTGAGGGGCTTTGCGTTTGATGTTGAGGTTCTCTACTTAGCGGCTCGCTCCGGTTACCGTATCGTTCAAATCCCAGTCCGGTGGCGGAACGATCCACGATCACGCGTCCATCTTCTGCGTGACCCGCTGCGAATGCTCATAGAAGTGTGGCGTATTCGTCGTTTACACTGTGATTGCGCTCGTTCGTGCGGCTGA
- a CDS encoding 4-phosphoerythronate dehydrogenase, whose amino-acid sequence MRRLVCCFDPKIPLLAEVLGSHVDLRPIEGPKLSREVLRQLRCDALFVRAHTRVDASLIEGTPVRFVGTPSSGIDHIAVEELQELGITVAHAPGCNANAVAEYVVVALLLWEALLPKQLSEERLGIIGFGHIGRRVARYARQLGMDIWVYDPPLARQGFEFPEWVRCVPTLQELCRNCSAITLHVPLTRDGPDATWHLLDSELLAEIPSGALLVQTSRGGVVAELALEIAIAERQLSTAIDVWEQEPQCNWRLAENALLATPHIAGYTWQARVRCTYTLVRHFAAWAQLPVSEAPLQSALEESIAPPPATIPWEDRLSLLRLLLQRRKVDVDSHTLRSWRHLSPSCQEQAFRSYRDNYPRRPETLWLPEDSPMPCQRT is encoded by the coding sequence ATGAGACGCCTCGTGTGCTGCTTCGACCCTAAAATCCCCCTGCTAGCAGAGGTCCTAGGCTCCCACGTAGACCTTCGCCCAATTGAGGGACCGAAGCTCAGTCGGGAAGTGCTCCGTCAACTTCGCTGCGACGCCCTCTTCGTACGGGCCCACACCCGGGTTGACGCTTCCCTCATAGAAGGGACCCCCGTTCGTTTTGTCGGCACTCCCAGCTCCGGTATAGACCACATCGCTGTGGAGGAGCTTCAAGAGCTTGGCATCACGGTTGCCCATGCACCCGGCTGTAATGCTAACGCCGTTGCAGAGTATGTCGTCGTTGCACTGCTCCTTTGGGAGGCATTACTGCCAAAGCAACTCTCGGAAGAGCGCCTAGGGATTATCGGCTTTGGACATATCGGACGCAGAGTTGCTCGTTATGCCCGCCAGCTTGGTATGGACATATGGGTGTACGACCCACCTCTAGCTCGCCAAGGGTTTGAGTTCCCAGAGTGGGTGCGCTGTGTCCCTACCCTCCAGGAGCTTTGCAGGAACTGCTCTGCCATCACTTTGCATGTCCCCCTAACCCGGGATGGTCCGGACGCTACGTGGCACTTACTGGATTCAGAGCTTCTCGCCGAAATTCCAAGCGGCGCGCTCCTTGTCCAGACATCGCGAGGCGGGGTCGTCGCTGAATTAGCTTTGGAAATCGCGATAGCGGAGAGGCAACTCTCGACTGCGATTGACGTATGGGAGCAAGAGCCTCAGTGCAATTGGCGCTTGGCAGAGAACGCTCTACTGGCGACTCCCCACATTGCTGGCTACACATGGCAGGCGCGAGTCCGTTGTACATACACACTCGTCCGGCATTTCGCCGCCTGGGCACAGCTCCCCGTATCAGAAGCCCCTTTACAGTCGGCATTGGAGGAGTCCATTGCACCTCCTCCTGCTACAATCCCTTGGGAAGATCGGCTCAGCTTACTCCGGCTCCTCCTCCAGCGCCGCAAGGTAGATGTGGACTCCCATACCCTCCGCTCATGGCGACATCTCTCTCCCAGCTGCCAAGAGCAGGCGTTCCGCTCTTACCGGGACAACTACCCACGCCGGCCAGAAACTCTCTGGCTTCCTGAGGACTCACCCATGCCCTGTCAGCGAACGTAG
- a CDS encoding immunoglobulin domain-containing protein: MRLVLPRQVVLCGLIAVSTGIANKIITTPLPETVEVCVGQDTTICVYAIPLVAGDQLRYRWYKDGTQIPGEDQSCLTIRNPQFVDDQSLYEVEVESYYVTGNNQVVVTARERSATTLRVYEPATIISQAQNWSGCEGRLLTLSVTVSGSGLSFQWYREGQPVPGANSSTYSAIASPQQHNGTWWCVITNPCGSITTDRVRVEVRELPQITRQPSSIAECVGRQVTLNVEATGASPLNYQWYRNGVPVGTGQSYTFTVDRTTEGEYWVVVSNQCGQTQSRRVVVTAYLPPQITLQPQSVRASQGQRIVLRVEAAGKLPLRYQWQKNGQDIPGATSNTYVIDRAQKADEGRYRCRVQNDCGEASSNEAEVVVEAVSVSSGTEASGYRLYPVTPSPVVGTALVRFIAPGMNPMRLALYDAYGRRVTIVAEGNFESEHALWLRPEEFGLAPGVYMLRLETRDMVLQQPFIVVR; encoded by the coding sequence ATGCGGTTGGTGCTTCCCAGGCAAGTGGTGCTGTGTGGTCTGATAGCCGTCAGCACTGGAATCGCGAACAAGATCATCACAACCCCTCTGCCCGAGACTGTGGAAGTATGTGTCGGGCAGGACACGACGATTTGCGTCTATGCAATCCCATTGGTTGCCGGTGACCAACTGCGCTACCGATGGTACAAGGACGGAACACAGATTCCGGGCGAGGATCAATCTTGCCTTACAATCCGCAATCCACAGTTTGTGGACGACCAGAGCCTCTACGAGGTGGAGGTAGAATCGTACTACGTCACCGGTAACAACCAGGTCGTCGTTACTGCACGGGAACGCTCAGCGACAACCTTGCGCGTCTACGAGCCCGCTACCATCATTTCTCAGGCGCAGAACTGGAGTGGCTGCGAAGGGCGTCTGCTCACTCTGAGCGTAACGGTCAGCGGCAGTGGCCTGAGCTTTCAGTGGTACAGAGAGGGTCAGCCTGTACCCGGAGCCAATAGCTCGACGTACAGCGCCATCGCTTCACCCCAGCAACACAACGGAACCTGGTGGTGTGTGATTACTAATCCCTGTGGCTCTATAACGACCGACCGAGTACGAGTGGAAGTCCGGGAGCTTCCACAGATCACTCGCCAACCGAGCTCGATCGCAGAATGCGTAGGACGACAGGTAACGTTGAACGTAGAGGCTACAGGTGCTTCTCCGCTCAACTACCAGTGGTACCGCAACGGTGTACCCGTGGGGACAGGACAGTCCTACACCTTCACTGTTGACCGAACTACGGAAGGAGAGTACTGGGTAGTCGTCAGCAACCAGTGTGGACAGACTCAGTCACGTCGCGTCGTAGTCACAGCCTACCTACCACCGCAGATCACGCTCCAGCCTCAGAGTGTGCGGGCATCCCAGGGACAGCGCATCGTCCTACGTGTAGAAGCCGCAGGCAAGCTCCCCTTGCGCTACCAATGGCAGAAGAACGGGCAAGATATCCCAGGAGCCACCAGCAACACCTATGTAATTGATCGTGCACAGAAGGCTGACGAAGGTCGGTATCGCTGTAGGGTTCAGAATGATTGTGGCGAGGCTTCGTCAAATGAAGCAGAAGTAGTGGTAGAGGCTGTCTCGGTTTCCTCGGGCACTGAAGCTAGCGGATACCGGCTCTATCCTGTTACCCCGTCCCCCGTAGTAGGGACTGCGCTAGTGCGCTTTATTGCCCCAGGAATGAACCCCATGCGCCTTGCCCTCTACGATGCATATGGCCGGAGAGTGACAATCGTAGCAGAGGGGAACTTTGAGAGTGAGCATGCTCTATGGCTCCGCCCAGAAGAGTTTGGACTTGCTCCGGGTGTCTACATGCTCCGGTTAGAAACCCGGGACATGGTGCTGCAGCAACCTTTCATTGTCGTCCGCTAG
- a CDS encoding alkaline phosphatase family protein — MRSTALLLVFIACSAVPILRAQHPILHAGPMLGSSTMREVCIWVQTRQEASVEIAYWDTATPQVRHRTHPAPTTWWFGSHIARIQVSGLLPGRVYEYELYLNGERVTFPYRLTFRTPPLWQWRSDPPTFRVAAGSCAFINDTLFDRPGPPYGGDYEIFESIANLQPELMLWLGDNVYFREADWDSHYGMVARYTHDRALPQLQRLLATVHHYAIWDDHDYGPNDSDRSFMHKHIARQTFANFWCNPAYAHGIDGTGTGGITTSFSWGDVDFFLLDNRFWRTPNRLRSEPRTILGEEQFRWLREALVSSRATFKVVAIGGQVLNPTPVFETYANCAPEEREKLLNFLYQERIPGVIFLSGDRHFTELSRLERPGLYPLYELTVSPLTASPFQRAAQEPNPLRVPGTLVTERNFAVLEFAGESSNRRLQIRVYNSKGKLLWERIIRAAELQP, encoded by the coding sequence ATGCGTAGCACTGCACTGCTTCTCGTCTTCATCGCCTGTAGCGCAGTTCCCATCCTACGGGCTCAGCATCCCATACTCCACGCTGGCCCCATGCTAGGCAGCTCTACCATGCGGGAGGTCTGCATCTGGGTCCAAACTCGACAAGAAGCCTCCGTTGAGATCGCCTACTGGGATACAGCAACTCCACAGGTGCGTCACCGGACCCATCCTGCTCCGACTACCTGGTGGTTCGGCAGCCATATAGCCCGCATCCAAGTCAGCGGCCTCTTGCCGGGACGGGTTTACGAGTACGAACTCTACCTCAACGGCGAGCGTGTCACATTTCCATACCGGCTCACGTTTCGCACGCCCCCTCTCTGGCAGTGGCGCAGCGATCCGCCAACCTTTCGCGTCGCTGCTGGCAGTTGTGCCTTCATTAACGACACCCTGTTTGATCGACCGGGTCCACCCTACGGTGGAGACTACGAAATCTTTGAGAGCATCGCAAACTTGCAACCAGAGCTGATGCTCTGGCTCGGCGATAACGTCTACTTCCGCGAGGCAGACTGGGACTCCCACTACGGAATGGTGGCTCGGTACACTCATGACCGAGCCCTCCCCCAACTGCAGCGACTCTTAGCAACGGTCCACCATTATGCCATCTGGGACGACCACGACTACGGACCAAACGACAGCGACCGCAGCTTCATGCACAAGCACATTGCCCGTCAAACCTTCGCGAACTTCTGGTGCAACCCTGCGTATGCACACGGGATTGATGGCACCGGCACAGGCGGAATCACCACCAGCTTCAGCTGGGGAGATGTGGACTTCTTCCTGCTAGACAATCGCTTCTGGCGCACTCCCAATCGTCTCCGCTCCGAACCTCGCACTATCTTGGGGGAAGAGCAGTTCCGCTGGCTGCGGGAAGCACTGGTCAGCAGCCGGGCAACCTTTAAAGTGGTCGCCATTGGTGGACAAGTGCTCAATCCCACGCCCGTCTTCGAGACCTACGCCAACTGTGCTCCAGAGGAGCGAGAAAAGCTGCTGAACTTCCTGTACCAGGAGCGCATCCCTGGTGTGATCTTCCTCAGTGGTGACCGGCACTTCACGGAACTCTCGCGTCTAGAACGACCAGGCCTCTATCCCCTCTACGAGCTGACGGTATCACCTCTCACGGCCTCTCCCTTCCAGCGTGCTGCCCAGGAGCCTAACCCTCTTCGTGTCCCTGGGACGCTCGTTACAGAACGGAACTTTGCCGTCTTGGAGTTCGCTGGAGAGAGTAGCAACCGTCGGCTCCAAATTCGGGTCTACAACAGCAAAGGCAAACTACTGTGGGAACGGATTATCCGAGCAGCGGAACTGCAGCCGTAG
- the recO gene encoding DNA repair protein RecO, whose translation MVAESAAIALRTQRHGDTSLVATVYTQQFGKCSVLAKGARSVGSPHRAAFEVPNHIWLVFYRTPRRELYYVRSADVVEHFPRLRSSLDHTAVALSIAESVYLTQRPEEPNPVLFSLLLQALRSVDRSPTPPFSVAVAFMLRLLHLLGFAPSLQVATLREPTTQYSLSLEDGRFVPYSSPQHTTFTGTMLTLEDVQTLQSLRELPLEVASSISLPAERAANLLRSFVAYLEHHLEHPLPLQSLVLWNVPSPPLATR comes from the coding sequence ATGGTAGCAGAGAGTGCGGCAATTGCCCTCCGTACGCAACGCCATGGGGACACAAGCCTCGTGGCAACCGTTTACACTCAGCAGTTTGGAAAGTGCTCCGTGCTAGCGAAGGGAGCCCGAAGTGTCGGGTCACCGCACAGAGCAGCTTTTGAAGTACCCAACCACATTTGGCTGGTCTTCTACCGTACCCCACGTCGTGAGCTATACTATGTGCGCTCCGCCGACGTAGTAGAGCACTTCCCTCGGCTACGGTCTTCGTTGGACCACACGGCGGTGGCACTCTCTATCGCTGAAAGTGTGTACCTTACGCAACGCCCGGAGGAGCCTAACCCCGTGCTTTTCAGCTTGCTCCTGCAGGCCTTACGGAGCGTTGACCGCAGTCCAACACCACCTTTCAGCGTTGCTGTTGCCTTCATGCTACGGCTCCTCCACTTGTTGGGCTTTGCTCCTTCGCTGCAAGTAGCCACCTTGCGGGAACCCACCACTCAGTACTCTCTGAGCCTCGAGGATGGGCGTTTCGTTCCTTACAGTTCGCCGCAGCATACTACCTTCACAGGCACTATGCTCACTCTCGAAGATGTGCAGACCCTCCAGAGTCTGCGGGAGCTACCTCTGGAGGTAGCCTCCAGCATCTCGCTACCTGCTGAGCGGGCTGCCAACCTACTGCGCAGCTTCGTTGCCTACCTAGAGCACCACCTCGAGCATCCACTCCCATTGCAAAGCTTAGTACTGTGGAATGTCCCATCTCCACCATTGGCAACCCGCTGA
- a CDS encoding immunoglobulin domain-containing protein, translated as EVVSLPRIVQDVPATVQVAIGQPLVLQIQASGDGLEYQWYKDGQAIAGARGARYEKAAAEQGDAGVYWCVVRNGCDSVRSSQVRVQVVVGVAEADEGVEIEVNPQPVVGKAMEVRYGVSGEGVLVVRDASGREVGRWRVVGEGKVTVEVGGSGVYVVQVERQGRVVGQRVVVVVR; from the coding sequence TGAGGTAGTGAGCCTGCCGCGGATTGTGCAGGATGTTCCGGCGACGGTGCAGGTGGCAATAGGGCAGCCACTGGTGTTGCAGATCCAGGCCAGTGGGGATGGGTTGGAGTATCAGTGGTACAAGGACGGGCAGGCGATCGCGGGGGCGAGGGGGGCTCGGTATGAGAAGGCAGCAGCGGAGCAAGGGGACGCTGGGGTGTACTGGTGTGTGGTGCGCAATGGATGTGATTCGGTGCGCAGTAGTCAGGTGCGGGTACAGGTTGTGGTTGGGGTTGCGGAGGCTGACGAGGGGGTGGAGATAGAGGTGAATCCGCAGCCGGTGGTAGGGAAGGCGATGGAGGTGCGGTATGGGGTGAGTGGGGAGGGGGTGTTGGTGGTGCGGGATGCGTCGGGGCGGGAGGTTGGTCGGTGGCGGGTTGTTGGGGAGGGGAAGGTGACGGTGGAGGTTGGGGGTAGTGGGGTGTATGTGGTACAGGTGGAGCGACAGGGGAGGGTTGTCGGGCAGCGGGTAGTGGTAGTGGTACGGTAA
- a CDS encoding insulinase family protein: MGIRRRSALPPRLPVERAYALWCLPNGITVLSEQIPSAYSVVLGIWVLAGSRDENPSYNGVAHLLEHLVAGSSQRYSAYQLAIAFEKLGAEINAYTTKELTCYYVQTLRTSFHRVLELLVEQLLHPRYSPRLLERERRIISEELLSYADDPEETLYEHAERLLFGDHPLSLPITGTRETLERISPEVVADFHSRFYVGERILVGVTGNISPEEVFTAISSALASIPSIRVPLPRRTPPRLQSGGELTLYCPFHQGYITAARLLPKLSSQERAALALLNFLLAEGWSSRLYQRIRERYGLAYHITSELEWFSDCGMWSITASGSPSGLARIEQLISSELQHLVQEGIRPSEFSRGRNFLRARLAMLLDNPADSLAALARAILLDDGHEPFPHVFQSLESLSHEHVNLLAARYCSPEQWSTIRLLPKGHA, from the coding sequence ATGGGGATTCGACGGCGTAGTGCACTGCCACCTCGGTTACCGGTTGAACGAGCCTACGCTCTTTGGTGTCTGCCAAATGGCATTACAGTGCTGAGTGAGCAGATTCCGTCTGCGTACTCCGTAGTGCTCGGCATCTGGGTTCTCGCCGGCAGTCGGGATGAAAACCCCTCGTACAACGGTGTCGCCCACCTCTTAGAGCACCTGGTAGCTGGCTCTTCACAGCGCTACTCTGCCTATCAGTTAGCGATTGCCTTTGAGAAGCTCGGTGCAGAGATCAACGCATACACGACCAAGGAGCTAACATGCTACTATGTGCAGACGCTCCGTACCTCTTTCCATCGCGTTCTGGAGCTGTTAGTCGAGCAGCTCCTTCATCCTCGGTATAGTCCGCGGCTCCTAGAGCGAGAACGCCGGATTATCAGCGAAGAGCTTCTCAGCTACGCCGACGACCCTGAGGAGACGCTCTACGAGCATGCCGAACGCTTACTCTTCGGCGACCATCCCCTCAGCTTACCGATTACGGGCACACGCGAGACCTTGGAGCGAATATCGCCAGAAGTCGTCGCCGATTTCCATTCCCGCTTCTACGTCGGGGAACGAATTCTCGTCGGCGTTACTGGGAATATCTCGCCTGAGGAGGTCTTCACAGCCATCTCCTCAGCACTCGCCTCGATTCCATCAATCCGGGTCCCTCTTCCCCGGCGCACCCCACCGAGGCTGCAGTCTGGCGGCGAACTAACCCTTTACTGCCCATTCCATCAGGGCTATATCACGGCTGCCCGTTTGCTTCCGAAGCTTTCGTCACAGGAGCGAGCTGCTCTGGCACTTCTGAACTTCCTCTTGGCTGAAGGATGGAGCTCGAGACTCTACCAGCGCATCCGCGAGCGTTACGGGTTAGCCTACCACATCACTTCCGAGCTAGAGTGGTTCTCTGACTGCGGGATGTGGAGCATTACCGCTAGCGGTAGCCCTTCGGGACTCGCTCGAATCGAGCAGCTTATCTCCTCCGAACTCCAGCACCTCGTCCAGGAAGGTATCCGGCCGAGTGAATTCTCCCGCGGGCGCAATTTTCTCCGAGCCAGGCTTGCGATGCTCCTCGACAACCCCGCCGACTCGCTCGCTGCCCTGGCGCGGGCCATTCTGCTAGACGATGGTCACGAACCATTCCCCCATGTCTTCCAGTCCCTAGAATCCCTCTCCCACGAGCATGTCAACCTCCTAGCCGCCCGTTACTGTAGCCCAGAGCAGTGGAGTACCATCCGACTCCTCCCAAAAGGCCATGCGTAG
- a CDS encoding YifB family Mg chelatase-like AAA ATPase → MAYAQVWSAAIFGIEALRIEIEVHLENAFPGVSIVGLPDSAVKEARERVWAALKSSGFSFPNKRITINLAPADIRKEGSAFDLPIAIGILTATGLIPHERLDGLMVLGELALDGEVRSIRGALPIALHALRERIPRLLLPVANAAEAALVEGIEVLPVKTLQQAVRYLCGEVAIQPFRVNVQELFEQEQHTILLDFSDVRGQENAKRALEIAAAGGHNVLMLGPPGSGKTMLAKRLPGILPPMTLEEALETTKIHSVAGLLAPGQALVTTRPFRAPHHTISDTALVGGGVGTIRPGEISLAHHGVLFLDELPEFPRNVLEVLRQPLEERRITISRTKMTVEYPCNVMLVCAMNPCPCGNFGNPNQTCTCTPHQIQRYLAKISAPLLDRIDIHVEVPAVKYHELSIERSGEPSATIRERVIRARQRQAERFQGLPGIYKNADMGTQEIRRFCRLDARGQELLRTAMSRLGLSARAYDRILKVARTIADLEGSEAILPHHLAEAIQYRTLDRQYWCR, encoded by the coding sequence ATGGCGTACGCACAGGTCTGGTCTGCAGCCATCTTTGGGATCGAGGCGCTCCGGATTGAGATTGAAGTCCACTTGGAAAATGCCTTTCCAGGTGTCAGCATCGTAGGGCTGCCGGACTCTGCCGTCAAAGAGGCGCGCGAACGTGTCTGGGCGGCGCTGAAGAGCTCCGGTTTCAGCTTTCCAAACAAGCGAATCACGATCAACCTGGCACCAGCGGACATCCGAAAAGAGGGTAGTGCATTTGATCTCCCAATAGCCATCGGCATCCTCACAGCAACAGGGCTCATTCCACACGAGCGCCTGGATGGACTCATGGTTTTGGGCGAATTGGCGCTAGATGGCGAAGTCCGGTCCATTCGCGGAGCCTTACCAATCGCGCTTCACGCGCTCCGCGAAAGGATCCCTCGGCTTCTGCTTCCAGTTGCCAACGCCGCTGAGGCCGCCCTGGTGGAAGGCATAGAAGTACTCCCTGTGAAGACGCTCCAGCAGGCCGTACGGTACCTCTGCGGTGAAGTAGCTATCCAGCCCTTTCGAGTCAACGTGCAAGAGCTCTTCGAGCAGGAGCAGCATACCATCCTCCTCGACTTCTCCGATGTCCGGGGCCAAGAGAATGCAAAGCGGGCATTGGAGATTGCAGCCGCAGGGGGTCATAATGTGCTCATGTTGGGGCCACCGGGCTCGGGAAAGACAATGCTGGCGAAGCGGCTGCCCGGTATCCTCCCTCCGATGACGCTGGAAGAGGCATTGGAGACAACTAAAATCCACTCCGTGGCGGGCCTGCTGGCGCCTGGCCAAGCGCTCGTCACGACTCGGCCGTTCCGCGCTCCTCACCACACCATTTCTGACACTGCCCTCGTCGGAGGCGGGGTTGGGACCATACGGCCCGGAGAGATCTCGTTGGCCCATCATGGAGTCCTCTTCCTGGACGAGCTGCCGGAGTTCCCTCGTAACGTCTTAGAGGTCCTCCGGCAGCCCTTAGAGGAGCGGCGCATCACAATCTCCCGAACGAAGATGACAGTTGAATACCCTTGCAACGTCATGCTCGTCTGCGCCATGAACCCTTGTCCCTGTGGCAACTTCGGCAACCCCAACCAGACATGCACTTGTACACCCCACCAGATTCAGCGCTACTTGGCAAAGATTTCTGCGCCACTCCTCGACCGGATTGACATCCACGTAGAAGTGCCAGCCGTCAAATACCACGAACTTAGCATCGAGCGCTCTGGAGAACCTTCTGCCACCATCCGAGAGCGTGTCATCCGAGCGCGGCAGCGCCAGGCTGAGCGTTTCCAAGGTCTTCCGGGGATTTACAAGAATGCCGACATGGGGACACAGGAAATCCGGCGCTTCTGCCGCCTCGATGCCCGCGGGCAAGAACTACTCCGAACGGCAATGAGCCGCTTGGGGCTCTCAGCCCGCGCCTATGACCGAATCCTCAAAGTTGCTCGCACAATTGCCGACTTGGAAGGCAGCGAGGCTATTCTGCCTCACCACTTGGCCGAAGCCATCCAGTACCGCACTCTGGACCGCCAGTACTGGTGTCGATGA